A genomic stretch from Rhodomicrobium vannielii ATCC 17100 includes:
- a CDS encoding GNAT family N-acetyltransferase, whose protein sequence is MIDYEIYNPSHWEDLRDLFKRVWGASRSVEYDQKHWNNTIIGTAPGIVALEGGQIVGFYTVWPVPLTDGAKVVTGGQPIDSMVDRQFQGRGLLRELGRRCYQECARHSIVVMYGAPNRAALAGNLGGLNWSHVSEIVDYVRPVLRQARRSGFLANLMEQDQAIKGLTVSARYGALDAVAVFYANVAAHEDAKKTWRLAQSIEWVRYRYGSTPEVRYVTLISGEGDAIRGAAVCGIRFKDDRNESVIKLTISELVGRDNAACRELIGGIVSLAAACGAPYVQAKSSGAGLGSVLLSAGFLPYRRTPLISRTLDASCHRANPLAKSGWALFGGAFDTV, encoded by the coding sequence ATGATTGACTACGAAATCTACAATCCCTCTCATTGGGAAGACCTGCGCGATCTGTTCAAACGTGTCTGGGGTGCGTCGCGCTCAGTCGAGTACGACCAGAAACACTGGAACAACACTATTATCGGGACAGCGCCAGGAATCGTTGCTCTTGAAGGTGGTCAGATCGTAGGATTTTACACTGTGTGGCCGGTGCCGCTGACCGACGGCGCAAAGGTTGTGACCGGGGGACAACCGATCGACAGTATGGTCGACAGGCAATTCCAGGGACGTGGATTGTTGCGCGAACTGGGACGTCGCTGCTATCAGGAGTGCGCGCGCCACTCAATTGTCGTGATGTACGGCGCGCCCAACAGGGCTGCACTTGCCGGAAACCTCGGTGGGCTCAACTGGTCACATGTGAGCGAAATCGTCGATTACGTGCGTCCCGTTCTCAGGCAAGCTCGCCGTTCAGGCTTCCTAGCAAACCTCATGGAACAGGACCAAGCCATCAAAGGGCTGACGGTGTCGGCAAGGTACGGCGCGCTAGATGCCGTTGCCGTTTTCTACGCGAATGTTGCGGCCCATGAAGACGCCAAAAAGACCTGGCGCCTTGCACAGTCGATAGAGTGGGTTCGATACCGGTACGGTTCCACGCCCGAGGTTCGGTATGTGACGCTTATAAGCGGCGAAGGCGACGCGATCCGAGGGGCAGCTGTATGCGGAATCCGGTTCAAGGATGATCGGAACGAGTCCGTAATCAAGTTAACGATCAGTGAACTCGTCGGACGCGACAACGCCGCCTGTCGCGAGCTGATAGGGGGCATAGTTAGCTTGGCGGCGGCATGCGGTGCTCCTTATGTTCAGGCGAAATCGTCCGGGGCGGGGTTGGGCTCGGTGCTTCTGTCCGCAGGTTTCCTTCCGTATCGCAGGACACCCCTCATTTCGCGAACACTCGACGCGAGCTGTCATCGCGCCAATCCCTTGGCGAAAAGTGGATGGGCGCTGTTCGGTGGCGCTTTCGATACGGTCTAG
- a CDS encoding polysaccharide deacetylase family protein has protein sequence MAGSFLISFDCEGNWGIADRRERIESRFITRQRLSQSYLALLKLLDVYDMPATFAFVMAFILRDSERADWQPRLTDVTCDGRNWMENFRRAESSGDLDGWFCPEALDMVMADRRHEIGCHGLRHVPFTGEGVTEEVIRIELACAREIASSRGIDLRTFVFPRNEVSRPDLLAEYGYRGFRNAHPSLGRLGRIGNLLRECDVWERAQPEEAPVSGLVSIPGGCFINWQKGARRLVPRALCRARWKSIIADAADNDRIAGVFLHPHNLIDGPETLLFLEDVLELLAEYREKRALRVVTQAEYCAERAIAHCMPAFN, from the coding sequence ATGGCCGGTTCGTTTTTAATTTCATTCGACTGCGAGGGTAACTGGGGCATAGCCGACAGGCGGGAGCGGATTGAGAGCCGGTTCATTACGCGTCAGCGATTGTCACAGTCTTACCTTGCACTGTTAAAGCTTCTCGATGTCTATGACATGCCCGCGACTTTCGCATTCGTCATGGCGTTCATCCTCCGGGATAGCGAACGTGCTGATTGGCAGCCGCGCTTAACTGACGTGACGTGCGACGGTCGGAACTGGATGGAGAACTTCCGTCGCGCGGAAAGCAGCGGTGATCTTGATGGCTGGTTCTGTCCCGAAGCCTTGGATATGGTCATGGCTGACAGGCGGCATGAAATCGGATGTCATGGCCTCCGGCATGTTCCGTTCACCGGTGAGGGTGTGACTGAAGAAGTCATTAGAATCGAGCTTGCATGCGCCAGGGAAATCGCAAGTTCTCGTGGAATCGACTTACGGACCTTCGTTTTTCCTCGTAACGAGGTTAGCCGACCAGACCTCTTGGCCGAGTACGGCTATCGCGGGTTCCGCAATGCGCATCCCAGCCTAGGTCGCTTAGGCCGTATAGGAAATCTATTGCGCGAGTGCGACGTCTGGGAACGGGCGCAGCCGGAAGAAGCGCCTGTTTCCGGACTCGTTTCCATTCCTGGCGGCTGCTTCATCAATTGGCAAAAGGGCGCGCGCCGCTTGGTTCCACGTGCGCTGTGCCGTGCAAGATGGAAGTCTATCATCGCTGATGCGGCTGATAACGACCGCATCGCAGGCGTCTTCTTGCATCCGCATAATCTTATCGACGGCCCCGAGACGCTCCTCTTTTTGGAAGATGTTCTGGAGCTGTTGGCCGAGTACCGCGAGAAGCGAGCACTCAGAGTGGTGACCCAGGCAGAGTATTGTGCCGAGCGGGCGATTGCGCATTGCATGCCCGCCTTCAACTGA
- a CDS encoding glycosyltransferase family 4 protein, with protein sequence MSRIRVLHTLCRIHSGGVEQRRILLAQALGQDRYEHAVICQEADGPIPGVLRDAGWTIHEIGLAHSILDPAWHARAHAIARAFQPDIAHGAVYEGEALACSIGLRIPRVKVVMEETSDPVDRRWTGNALMRAMCMRADACIGVSPKVTGYLRETLRIPQRKIHLINNAVPSVPPPSLARMAEMRARLGISEGDVIIGSVGRVDGNKRFSDIIRALPMIRSSQPRARLLIVGDGPDRVMLERLTEELDVTGAVIFAGYQGAPRDYYHLMDVFVLASAHEAFGLVLVEAMLSGVPVVATEVGGIPFVLAEGKAGVLVPAKQHAELANAVIRLLADQSSAQAFSSAGLERALSAFAPERYVAEVAQLYADLVRQERA encoded by the coding sequence GTGAGCCGCATTCGCGTCCTTCATACTCTTTGCCGCATTCACAGTGGTGGCGTTGAGCAGCGGCGCATCCTTCTGGCTCAAGCGCTGGGACAGGATCGATATGAGCACGCTGTGATCTGTCAGGAGGCAGACGGCCCGATTCCTGGCGTGCTTCGCGACGCCGGCTGGACAATCCATGAGATTGGCTTGGCGCACAGCATCCTTGATCCGGCGTGGCACGCTCGTGCTCACGCTATTGCGCGAGCTTTTCAGCCGGACATCGCGCATGGTGCAGTTTATGAGGGTGAGGCGCTAGCATGTAGCATCGGCCTGCGGATACCGAGGGTCAAAGTTGTCATGGAGGAAACCTCGGATCCAGTTGATCGCCGCTGGACAGGAAATGCGCTCATGCGTGCCATGTGCATGCGTGCCGACGCATGTATTGGCGTATCGCCCAAGGTCACCGGATATTTGCGCGAAACATTGCGCATTCCACAGCGCAAGATACATCTGATCAACAACGCCGTCCCAAGCGTGCCGCCGCCAAGTTTAGCGCGGATGGCCGAGATGCGCGCCAGACTTGGAATCAGCGAAGGCGACGTGATAATTGGCAGCGTTGGGCGCGTTGACGGAAACAAGCGCTTTAGTGACATCATTCGAGCACTGCCCATGATCCGGTCAAGTCAACCGAGAGCGCGGTTGCTTATCGTAGGGGATGGGCCGGATCGGGTAATGTTGGAACGTCTGACAGAGGAACTGGACGTCACTGGTGCCGTCATCTTTGCTGGTTATCAGGGCGCTCCTCGAGATTATTATCATCTGATGGACGTCTTCGTGCTAGCCTCTGCGCACGAAGCCTTTGGCCTAGTCTTGGTCGAGGCGATGTTATCGGGCGTTCCTGTAGTGGCGACAGAGGTGGGTGGAATCCCATTCGTTCTGGCTGAGGGCAAGGCTGGCGTCCTGGTGCCAGCCAAGCAACATGCAGAACTTGCGAACGCCGTCATTCGCCTCCTGGCGGATCAGAGTTCTGCTCAGGCCTTCAGCTCTGCTGGACTCGAGAGAGCGTTGTCGGCCTTTGCCCCAGAACGATATGTTGCCGAAGTTGCACAGCTGTATGCTGACTTGGTCAGACAAGAAAGGGCTTAG
- a CDS encoding EpsG family protein, whose product MIYISSYAALLLAGFLSFKSASLRRALFPIVALFLFAFVAFRYEVGCDWSGYRTNYDLAQYLTVEEAVSGPEPGYWLLLTQLHSLGFEYPYLNVLMASLFFWGLTRLAVREPNPLAILILAFPVLVINLPMSGIRQGAAVGMICLALNAFRARRLITYVALVVFASFFHTSALAFLALAPFVKFRVTRATLILSAILVLPSVAFLLNDKVAFYSDRYVDTGVDAAGAVYRTGMLAVVGGYFLLVLRQAYLERFPADYKLALIGAWTMLGTLALLPISSVISDRFGYYVAPIQLMIMARTPYLIKGRSRLVLSAAPYAALGVVLIVWTSSSALFNQCYLPYQTWLDWPL is encoded by the coding sequence TTGATTTATATTTCTTCCTATGCGGCGCTTCTCCTTGCAGGCTTTCTGTCTTTCAAAAGCGCATCGCTTCGCCGGGCCTTGTTCCCGATCGTAGCGCTTTTTTTATTTGCCTTCGTCGCTTTTCGATACGAGGTTGGATGCGATTGGAGCGGATACCGAACTAACTACGATTTAGCACAATATCTGACCGTTGAAGAGGCAGTGTCGGGACCGGAACCGGGCTATTGGCTGCTGTTGACGCAACTTCATTCGCTCGGCTTCGAATATCCCTATCTTAACGTCCTCATGGCGAGCCTCTTTTTCTGGGGGCTTACGAGACTTGCAGTAAGGGAGCCTAATCCTCTGGCCATATTGATTCTGGCTTTTCCTGTTCTTGTAATCAACTTGCCGATGTCCGGCATCCGACAAGGCGCAGCGGTCGGCATGATTTGCCTCGCGCTCAATGCGTTTCGCGCGCGACGCCTCATCACCTACGTAGCTTTGGTAGTTTTTGCGAGTTTCTTTCACACAAGCGCGCTCGCCTTCCTGGCACTCGCCCCTTTTGTCAAGTTCAGGGTGACGCGGGCCACCTTGATCCTTTCTGCAATTCTCGTGCTGCCCAGCGTCGCTTTCCTGCTAAATGACAAAGTGGCCTTCTATTCCGACCGCTACGTCGATACAGGCGTCGATGCCGCTGGCGCCGTATACAGGACCGGGATGCTTGCAGTCGTCGGCGGCTATTTCCTGCTCGTTCTGCGGCAGGCCTACCTGGAACGGTTTCCAGCCGATTACAAATTGGCGCTTATCGGTGCCTGGACGATGCTCGGTACACTCGCTCTCTTACCAATTTCGTCAGTGATCAGCGACCGCTTCGGCTATTATGTTGCGCCGATCCAGCTTATGATCATGGCGCGGACGCCCTATCTTATCAAAGGTCGCAGTCGACTCGTTCTCAGTGCAGCACCCTACGCGGCTCTCGGGGTAGTGCTGATTGTTTGGACGTCCTCCTCCGCGCTCTTCAACCAGTGCTATCTGCCGTATCAGACATGGCTGGACTGGCCGCTATAG